One genomic segment of Gossypium arboreum isolate Shixiya-1 chromosome 3, ASM2569848v2, whole genome shotgun sequence includes these proteins:
- the LOC108465018 gene encoding uncharacterized protein LOC108465018: MRRASFTSSILSRTLSTVHDGGTVNLHPRLLRVALFSSSRADNSNSRRHWFFPLLNSFSKSSGQAVSLGLVGVVASVATAASVYAKEPPPAEIIPKDVVLYQYEACPFCNKVKAFLDYYDIPYKVVEVNPISKKEIKWSDYKKVPILMVDGQQLVDSSAIIDQLSEKILPGKAIISVADEDEETKWRRWVDNHLVHVLSPNIYRNTSEALESFDYITSNGNFSFTEKITVKYAGAAAMYFVSKNLKKKYNITDERAALYEATETWVDALNGRNFLGGSKPNLADLAVFGVLRPIRYLRSGRDMVEHTRIGEWYSRMEKVVGEPSRIKA, encoded by the exons ATGAGAAGGGCCTCCTTCACCTCCTCCATCCTTTCTAGGACCCTCTCCACCGTTCACGACGGAGGAACAGTCAACCTCCACCCTCGTCTCCTCCGGGTGGCGCTCTTTAGCAGCAGCAGAGCCGACAATTCCAATTCTCGCCGCCATTGGTTCTTTCCTCTTCTCAATTCCTTTTCGAAAAGCTCTGGTCAAGCCGTCTCTCTCGGCCTTGTCGGCGTTGTCGCCTCAGTGGCCACTGCTGCTTCGGTCTACGCCAAGGAGCCGCCACCAGCTGAAATCATCCCAAAGGACGTTGTTCTTTATCAGTATGAGGCCTGCCCATTTTGTAATAAAGTTAAAG CATTCTTGGACTACTATGATATACCATACAAGGTGGTGGAAGTCAATCCCATTAGTAAGAAAGAGATCAAGTGGTCGGATTACAAGAAGGTGCCTATTCTGATGGTTGATGGTCAACAGCTGGTGGACTCATCAG CTATTATTGACCAATTGAGTGAAAAGATCCTTCCTGGGAAAGCAATTATTTCAGTTGCTGATGAAGATGAAGAAACAAAGTGGCGTAG GTGGGTTGACAACCACTTGGTGCATGTCTTATCTCCAAACATATACCGCAACACGTCTGAGGCTCTTGAATCTTTTGACTACATCACTAGCAATG GTAACTTCAGTTTCACTGAGAAGATAACAGTGAAATATGCTGGAGCTGCAGCTATGTATTTTGTGTCCAAGAATCTAAAGAAGAAATATAACATCACTGATGAGCGTGCTGCCTTGTATGAAGCAACAGAAACATGGGTGGATGCTCTAAATGGGCGAAATTTTCTTG GGGGATCCAAGCCTAATCTAGCTGACCTTGCTGTCTTTGGGGTGCTAAGACCGATACGTTACCTGAGATCTGGTAGAGATATGGTGGAACACACTCGAATTGGAGAGTGGTACTCTAGAATGGAGAAAGTAGTTGGGGAGCCATCAAGGATCAAGGCTTAA